One Streptococcus sp. DTU_2020_1001019_1_SI_AUS_MUR_006 DNA window includes the following coding sequences:
- a CDS encoding MFS transporter translates to MNKRSLFFILGIILIGAVLRAPFTALPTVLGDIAQGLGVEVSSLGVLTSLPLLMFALFSSFATRLAQKIGLEHLFTYSLLVLTIGSVIRIFNLPLLYLGTLLIGASVAIFNVLLPSMIQANYPQKISFLTTVYVTTMGIATALASYLSVPITQATSWKGLILCLSMVCLLTLLAWFPNHGHNHFLEGHEEKTEKENILKSKQVWAIIVFGGLQSLLFYTSMTWLPTMAISAGLAHTDAGLLASIFSLISIPFSMTIPSLTTHLSNRHRQIMLTVISLAGMLGIAMLLYPSNSFLYWLVAHLLIGTACSALFPYLMVCFSIKTSSPEKTAQLSGFAQTGGYILAAFGPTLFGYSFDMFQSWVPAVMALLIIDVIMTVALFMVDKTEKIL, encoded by the coding sequence ATGAACAAACGATCACTCTTTTTTATTCTAGGAATTATCTTAATCGGAGCGGTCTTAAGAGCTCCTTTTACGGCCTTACCAACTGTTTTGGGAGATATTGCTCAAGGTTTAGGAGTTGAGGTCAGTTCACTTGGGGTTTTGACCAGCCTTCCTCTCTTGATGTTTGCTCTTTTCTCCTCTTTTGCGACGCGTTTGGCTCAAAAGATTGGACTTGAGCATCTTTTTACCTACAGCCTCCTCGTCTTAACCATCGGTTCAGTGATTCGTATCTTCAATCTTCCCCTTCTCTATCTGGGAACCTTACTCATCGGAGCAAGTGTCGCTATTTTTAACGTACTTCTTCCTAGTATGATTCAGGCAAACTACCCACAAAAGATTAGCTTCCTGACAACGGTTTATGTTACGACTATGGGAATCGCGACAGCACTAGCTTCCTACCTCTCTGTACCCATTACTCAGGCAACATCTTGGAAGGGGCTGATTCTCTGCCTGTCCATGGTCTGCCTGCTAACCTTATTGGCCTGGTTCCCCAACCATGGCCACAATCATTTTCTAGAAGGGCATGAAGAGAAAACAGAAAAAGAGAATATCCTAAAAAGCAAGCAAGTTTGGGCTATTATTGTCTTCGGTGGACTACAGTCCTTACTCTTCTATACCAGTATGACCTGGTTACCAACCATGGCCATCAGTGCAGGGCTAGCTCATACGGACGCTGGTCTTCTGGCTTCTATCTTTTCACTGATTAGTATCCCCTTCTCGATGACCATTCCAAGTTTAACAACTCATTTGTCCAATCGTCACCGTCAAATCATGCTGACAGTCATCTCTCTGGCTGGTATGTTAGGAATTGCCATGCTTTTATACCCAAGCAATAGTTTCCTTTACTGGTTAGTAGCCCATCTCTTGATTGGTACTGCTTGTAGCGCTCTTTTCCCTTACCTCATGGTTTGTTTCTCCATCAAAACCAGCTCTCCTGAAAAGACAGCCCAATTATCTGGGTTTGCCCAGACTGGTGGTTACATTCTAGCCGCCTTTGGTCCTACCTTGTTTGGCTATAGTTTTGACATGTTCCAATCTTGGGTCCCAGCTGTAATGGCTCTCCTCATCATTGATGTCATCATGACGGTCGCCCTCTTTATGGTGGATAAAACTGAGAAAATCCTCTAA
- a CDS encoding PadR family transcriptional regulator, whose translation MYFPTSSALIEFLILAILEQGDSYGYEISQTIKLIAKIKESTLYPILKKLDTNRYLTTYSREYQGRMRKYYSLTEIGEEQLFVLREEWTLYTDTINGIIEGSIRHDKN comes from the coding sequence ATGTATTTTCCAACATCATCGGCTTTGATTGAGTTTCTCATCTTGGCCATCCTAGAACAAGGGGATTCCTATGGTTATGAGATTAGCCAAACCATTAAACTCATCGCCAAAATCAAGGAATCTACCCTCTACCCCATCTTAAAAAAACTGGATACCAACCGCTATTTGACTACATACTCTCGCGAATACCAAGGTCGGATGCGGAAGTACTACTCCTTGACAGAGATTGGGGAGGAGCAACTATTTGTACTCAGAGAAGAGTGGACACTCTACACTGACACGATCAATGGCATCATAGAAGGGAGCATTCGCCATGACAAGAACTGA
- a CDS encoding DUF1700 domain-containing protein, translated as MTRTEYLNQLEAYLMKLPQSDRIEAMDYFKELFDDAGPEGEEELMTSLGSPKEAAHDILTTLLDKKINEEKSPKNDRHILRIALLALLAAPIGIPVGIAIIMAIIGIFIAAVSILIAFFAVSVAGLILGGILLFESFYVLAESTSAFVLIFGGGLLAIGASSLVLLATSYVTRFFGLLVLRLIQWILNRGKRGERHA; from the coding sequence ATGACAAGAACTGAATATTTGAATCAGCTTGAAGCCTATCTGATGAAGCTGCCTCAATCTGATCGCATCGAAGCCATGGATTACTTCAAAGAACTCTTTGATGATGCTGGTCCAGAAGGTGAGGAGGAGCTAATGACTAGTCTGGGAAGTCCAAAAGAGGCTGCCCATGACATCCTGACCACTCTTCTTGATAAAAAGATCAATGAAGAAAAGTCCCCTAAAAACGACCGCCATATTTTACGTATCGCTCTACTAGCCCTTCTTGCAGCTCCTATCGGAATTCCGGTCGGGATTGCTATTATCATGGCTATCATCGGGATTTTTATCGCTGCTGTCAGTATACTTATAGCCTTCTTTGCTGTATCAGTAGCTGGACTAATCCTAGGAGGCATTCTCCTATTTGAAAGCTTCTACGTTCTGGCTGAATCTACATCTGCCTTTGTGCTGATTTTTGGGGGTGGTTTACTGGCGATTGGAGCTTCATCCCTAGTCTTACTAGCCACTTCCTACGTAACCCGTTTCTTTGGATTACTAGTTCTTCGACTCATCCAATGGATTCTTAATAGAGGAAAGAGAGGTGAAAGACATGCGTAA
- a CDS encoding DUF4097 family beta strand repeat-containing protein — translation MRKWTKGFLIFGVVTSIIGFSMMIIGIQTDGVRSLLAMSQNPVFESRMEELVFDQDIENLNISLTEHSLVITESNDDKIHIQYHPTISEKENLQHSIKEKSLEITDTKSTTRRSIGSSIEGILYIASGISSRNDEVVLSLPRGKDLKNLTAQVNHRILSIANAKLSNAKILSNGYLLRITDSEIKNSQLITTGIVNVFETSLTDSLIQADHEHISAEDIQVHGKVELKSKKDMVIKLAKKELERINVELSSDHGSIYHRSREGYNPNEENKEDEEFSNPYKSEKKDTQDLLVAKASQDINLPKEGVRSPSYRHHE, via the coding sequence ATGCGTAAATGGACAAAAGGATTTCTTATCTTTGGTGTTGTTACCAGTATCATCGGTTTTTCAATGATGATCATCGGTATCCAAACAGATGGTGTCAGAAGCCTCCTTGCAATGTCTCAAAATCCAGTATTTGAAAGTCGAATGGAAGAGCTCGTTTTTGACCAAGATATTGAAAATCTAAACATCTCACTAACAGAACATTCGCTCGTCATTACGGAGTCAAACGATGATAAGATTCACATCCAGTATCATCCAACCATCTCTGAAAAAGAAAATCTTCAACACTCTATCAAAGAGAAAAGTCTTGAAATAACTGATACCAAATCAACTACACGTCGCTCTATAGGTTCTAGTATCGAAGGTATCCTCTATATCGCAAGCGGAATTTCCAGCCGCAATGATGAAGTTGTTCTCTCATTACCAAGAGGAAAAGACTTAAAAAATCTAACTGCCCAGGTAAACCATCGTATCCTTTCAATTGCCAATGCAAAACTCAGCAATGCCAAGATTCTGTCAAATGGCTATCTTCTTCGTATCACTGATAGCGAGATTAAAAATAGCCAACTGATCACAACTGGAATTGTCAATGTATTTGAAACCAGTCTAACAGATAGCCTCATCCAAGCAGACCATGAACATATCTCTGCTGAGGATATTCAAGTACATGGTAAGGTAGAGCTAAAGTCAAAAAAAGATATGGTCATCAAACTAGCTAAAAAAGAACTTGAGAGAATTAATGTAGAACTTTCTTCTGACCATGGTTCCATCTATCATCGTAGTCGGGAAGGATATAATCCAAACGAGGAAAACAAGGAAGATGAAGAGTTCTCTAATCCTTACAAATCAGAGAAAAAAGATACACAAGATTTACTTGTCGCAAAAGCTAGTCAAGACATCAATCTACCAAAAGAGGGTGTTCGCTCGCCTTCTTATAGACATCATGAATAA